In Halofilum ochraceum, a single genomic region encodes these proteins:
- the rsmD gene encoding 16S rRNA (guanine(966)-N(2))-methyltransferase RsmD, whose translation MARQRSNAVRIIGGAWRGRRIHFPGAPGLRPTADRRRETLFNWLAFDLEGARCLDLFAGSGALGFEAASRGAAEVVMVEASREVAAALAATRDQFGTDAVQVVHAQMARYLNRAPQRFDVVFLDPPFAQPRLAEDACRRLAEGGWLAPGAHIYLEVAAHADRPVIPVDWEVDREKTGGDAHALLYSAPA comes from the coding sequence ATGGCGCGGCAGCGCAGTAACGCGGTGCGCATCATCGGTGGCGCCTGGCGCGGGCGGCGGATCCATTTCCCCGGCGCGCCCGGGCTGCGTCCGACCGCCGACCGCCGCCGCGAGACCCTGTTCAACTGGCTCGCGTTCGATCTGGAAGGGGCCCGCTGTCTCGATCTGTTCGCCGGCTCCGGTGCGCTCGGGTTCGAGGCCGCGTCGCGCGGCGCCGCTGAGGTCGTGATGGTGGAGGCATCGCGCGAGGTCGCCGCGGCGCTCGCCGCGACCCGCGATCAGTTCGGCACCGACGCCGTGCAGGTCGTGCATGCGCAGATGGCCCGTTACCTCAACCGGGCACCGCAGCGGTTCGACGTCGTGTTCCTCGATCCGCCCTTCGCACAGCCACGGCTCGCCGAGGATGCGTGCCGGCGTCTGGCCGAGGGTGGATGGCTTGCGCCCGGAGCCCATATCTACCTGGAAGTGGCCGCGCACGCGGACCGGCCCGTGATTCCCGTCGACTGGGAGGTTGACCGTGAGAAGACCGGCGGAGACGCGCACGCATTGCTGTATTCGGCGCCTGCATGA
- a CDS encoding RES family NAD+ phosphorylase, protein MWTPSALASEARPLRGDCWRAVEDQHSATTRRLTDTVAEQELLEDILEESKPPVPEPCAGLHYLLQTPFRYGAPPPNGSRFRARGDRRGVFYASVDIPAAMAELAFWRLMFFEASSAGVTPRNAAVLTVFSVPYDTRTGLDLTRPPLDHDQQLWTAPTDYSATQALAESAREAGVEVLRYTSVRDPRGRTNIAILGCEAFARRDPARQQTWRLWVDVNGVETRRAVGDEPALVFRRADFAHDPRLAD, encoded by the coding sequence ATGTGGACGCCTTCCGCGCTCGCATCTGAGGCGCGGCCGTTGCGCGGCGACTGCTGGCGTGCAGTCGAGGACCAGCACAGCGCGACCACCCGCCGCCTGACCGATACCGTCGCGGAACAGGAACTGCTGGAGGATATCCTCGAGGAGTCCAAGCCGCCGGTTCCGGAGCCCTGTGCAGGTCTGCATTATCTGCTGCAGACACCGTTCCGGTATGGTGCGCCGCCACCGAACGGCTCCCGTTTCCGGGCGCGTGGCGACCGACGGGGCGTGTTCTACGCCTCGGTCGACATCCCGGCGGCCATGGCCGAACTGGCGTTCTGGCGCCTGATGTTCTTCGAGGCTTCGTCCGCGGGTGTTACCCCGCGCAATGCCGCCGTCCTTACCGTATTCTCCGTGCCGTATGACACGCGAACCGGGCTGGACCTGACGCGGCCGCCGCTCGACCACGATCAGCAACTGTGGACGGCACCGACGGATTACTCGGCGACCCAGGCCCTCGCGGAGAGTGCCCGAGAGGCGGGCGTCGAGGTCCTGCGTTACACGTCCGTACGCGATCCGCGAGGGCGCACGAATATCGCGATTCTCGGGTGCGAGGCCTTCGCGCGCCGCGACCCTGCCCGCCAGCAGACCTGGCGGCTGTGGGTCGACGTCAATGGTGTGGAGACCCGCAGAGCCGTGGGTGATGAGCCCGCGCTGGTATTCCGGCGCGCGGATTTTGCCCACGACCCGCGCCTCGCGGACTGA
- a CDS encoding putative bifunctional diguanylate cyclase/phosphodiesterase, with protein sequence MVDPEAIWRPDASGRNGPASYAVLITDGRIAEGAWPRIRTADAGFARMTGYTAEAVDGVAFGALAGPATDQARLRNAFERLAVGQPDAGATVQYRRDGTPFGMAWRVDPVRIDALGIMHWIWVLHEIDVDRAAAEGDHAAPRDAAIFVATAPTSADGEDRIVHINDGFTALTGYGADELSGLGPGFLQGDGGPMGERERLRRALAGGWPCRVELLNYTRAGRPFWNAMDLLPFRNAPGEVVYWLGLSHDVTEDRDREQRRYEAAYYDDLTGLPNRALAQARIERAIRTAHRNRGRVALLYIDLDGFDAQRPHFSRPELNDCLSRLATRFADATRDSDTLAYVGGDEFLVVAEDIATEADSRDIAERLCAVAARPIRLGAGRECIGASVGISIYPDHGGDSEQLLQRADAALVQARYDDESIGVYSPARMGARLERLCSDDTLRGAIRRDEFAVALQPVVGLASGQVVAHEALARWHHPREGWIPPADFLPLAFERGCAALISERVQTLAFAALALWWTVLPEPRPRAVLNVDYAELVAGRFAAGLLDRLAAEDLPPSAVELDLRAALLRRATDTELDELRRLHSAGVTLALDACQHPDDVTPLLARLPVEWIKLAGPLVRDVHLDPTRRDLANRLVTLATENGLSVSAVAVETAEEAEYLHGIGCFAAQGHHFGRPEII encoded by the coding sequence ATGGTCGATCCGGAGGCCATCTGGCGCCCCGATGCAAGCGGGCGTAACGGCCCTGCGTCGTATGCCGTACTGATCACCGATGGCCGGATTGCCGAGGGTGCGTGGCCGCGCATACGGACGGCCGATGCCGGATTCGCGCGCATGACGGGGTATACGGCCGAGGCCGTGGATGGCGTGGCGTTTGGTGCGCTTGCGGGGCCGGCCACCGATCAGGCGCGGCTGCGCAACGCGTTCGAGCGACTGGCGGTCGGACAGCCCGATGCCGGGGCGACGGTTCAGTACCGGCGTGACGGCACGCCGTTCGGCATGGCCTGGCGTGTCGACCCCGTTCGCATCGACGCCCTGGGCATCATGCACTGGATCTGGGTCCTGCACGAAATCGATGTCGATCGGGCCGCCGCCGAGGGCGATCATGCCGCGCCCCGGGACGCGGCGATCTTCGTCGCCACCGCGCCCACGTCCGCGGATGGCGAGGACCGTATCGTGCATATCAACGACGGCTTCACCGCGCTGACCGGCTACGGCGCTGACGAATTGTCTGGACTCGGCCCAGGGTTCCTCCAGGGCGACGGTGGTCCGATGGGGGAACGCGAACGCCTGCGACGCGCATTGGCGGGCGGCTGGCCCTGTCGTGTCGAGCTGCTGAATTACACCCGCGCCGGCCGTCCGTTCTGGAACGCCATGGATCTTTTGCCGTTCCGGAATGCTCCGGGCGAGGTCGTCTACTGGCTCGGGCTGTCGCACGATGTCACCGAAGACCGAGACCGTGAACAGCGCCGCTACGAGGCGGCCTATTACGACGATCTCACGGGGCTGCCGAACCGGGCGCTTGCGCAGGCCCGCATCGAGCGGGCCATTCGCACCGCGCACCGCAATCGCGGCAGGGTCGCGCTGCTGTATATCGACCTGGACGGGTTCGACGCGCAGCGCCCGCATTTTTCTCGGCCGGAGCTGAACGACTGTCTGAGCCGCCTGGCGACTCGCTTCGCCGACGCGACAAGGGACTCCGATACGCTCGCCTACGTCGGCGGCGATGAATTCCTGGTGGTGGCCGAGGATATCGCCACCGAGGCCGACAGCCGTGACATCGCCGAACGGCTTTGCGCCGTGGCGGCCCGACCGATTCGCCTCGGCGCGGGGCGCGAATGCATTGGCGCGAGTGTCGGGATCAGCATCTACCCCGATCATGGCGGCGATTCGGAGCAACTGCTGCAGCGCGCCGATGCGGCGCTGGTCCAGGCGCGCTACGACGACGAATCGATCGGGGTGTACAGCCCCGCGCGCATGGGCGCGCGCCTGGAAAGGCTGTGCTCGGACGACACGCTGCGCGGCGCAATCCGGCGCGACGAATTCGCGGTCGCGCTGCAGCCGGTGGTGGGGCTCGCCAGTGGTCAGGTCGTCGCGCATGAAGCCCTTGCGCGCTGGCATCATCCGCGCGAAGGCTGGATTCCGCCCGCCGATTTCCTCCCGCTCGCGTTCGAGCGCGGTTGTGCGGCCCTGATCAGCGAACGCGTGCAGACGCTGGCGTTCGCGGCGCTCGCGCTATGGTGGACCGTCCTCCCGGAGCCGCGCCCACGGGCCGTGCTCAATGTCGATTACGCGGAACTCGTGGCGGGTCGATTCGCCGCCGGTCTGCTCGATCGCCTGGCGGCAGAAGATCTACCGCCCAGCGCCGTGGAACTCGATCTGCGCGCGGCCCTGCTGCGCCGCGCCACCGACACCGAGCTCGATGAATTGCGGCGGCTTCATTCCGCCGGCGTCACGTTGGCCCTGGATGCCTGTCAGCACCCGGATGACGTAACCCCCTTGCTTGCCCGGCTGCCAGTGGAATGGATCAAGCTCGCCGGCCCGCTGGTCCGCGACGTCCATCTCGACCCGACCCGGCGTGATCTCGCGAATCGATTGGTCACGCTGGCGACCGAGAATGGTCTATCCGTGTCCGCAGTAGCGGTCGAGACCGCGGAGGAGGCGGAATACCTCCACGGGATCGGCTGCTTCGCGGCGCAGGGGCATCATTTCGGTCGCCCCGAAATCATCTGA
- a CDS encoding SDR family NAD(P)-dependent oxidoreductase, with amino-acid sequence MDSLENGYTAVVIGASGGIGSAFIDHLRGDPRCARVLGLHRRSEPPVDITDEQSVADAATWLQGTAPTVHLMIDATGALSLDGRRPEKRLAELDPQIMARLFAVNATGPALLLKHLGPLLPRRQRGIFATLSARVGSIEDNRHGGWISYRASKAALNQIVRTAALEMRWRQPHVVCVGLQPGTVDTRLSAPWYSGDGSDLLTPTESTRRLLEVLDGLGADASGGLYDHAGERIPG; translated from the coding sequence ATGGATTCACTTGAAAACGGTTACACCGCCGTGGTGATTGGTGCCTCCGGCGGCATCGGTTCGGCGTTTATCGACCACCTGCGGGGGGACCCGCGCTGCGCCCGGGTGCTCGGGCTCCACCGACGCTCCGAACCACCCGTCGACATTACCGACGAGCAGAGTGTCGCCGATGCGGCGACATGGTTGCAGGGGACTGCCCCCACCGTTCATCTGATGATCGATGCCACCGGTGCGCTGAGCCTGGATGGCCGGCGCCCCGAGAAACGCCTGGCGGAACTCGACCCGCAGATTATGGCCCGGCTGTTCGCCGTTAACGCGACCGGGCCGGCGCTGCTGCTCAAGCACCTCGGCCCGCTGCTGCCGCGACGCCAGCGCGGCATTTTCGCAACGCTCTCAGCGCGCGTGGGCTCGATCGAGGACAACCGCCACGGCGGCTGGATCAGCTATCGTGCATCGAAGGCGGCACTGAATCAGATCGTTCGCACGGCGGCACTCGAGATGCGCTGGCGCCAACCGCACGTGGTGTGCGTTGGATTGCAGCCGGGAACGGTCGACACGCGCCTGTCCGCACCATGGTATTCGGGCGACGGCAGCGATCTGCTCACGCCGACTGAATCCACAAGGCGCCTGCTCGAGGTCCTGGATGGTCTCGGCGCCGACGCCAGCGGTGGCCTGTACGACCATGCGGGCGAGCGGATCCCGGGCTGA
- a CDS encoding HD-GYP domain-containing protein — translation MAQDNGTTGVPVELLRPGLYVRELDRPWVETPFLFQGFRILGAEELEALREYCRIVIIDDERSDEKALAAVRREVVKQGHALAEEQSGPAEAQPAKATRPTPKRPSERARRRSVGVLFAEAQNPDRKRFSTLVQAASAVRGDAQAAASDALIRARDGRMVDVARIETTVDELTDLVIEDPTASLWLTRMRERDEAMAVHAVNTTVLALTLGAHLGIERRGLRRLALGALLHDVGKTTLPRELLEKPDALTGPELARAREYPQAGYELVAESGQVHTESLEVIRLHRERWDGGGYPRGLRGEMIPRKALIVGLADAYDTMTSRRPWAEAVAPDKALHELYANAAQEFSVDLVQEFIRCMGIFPVGSVVELDNGARGIVVGARPGGGLWPTILMVRTPDGEPYRKRLLVNLGAEVRRSREDGPRRIARSIDASASGIDVSRLVAREFGLAA, via the coding sequence ATGGCTCAGGATAACGGGACCACCGGTGTACCGGTCGAACTGCTGCGGCCGGGCCTTTACGTACGCGAACTCGACCGTCCATGGGTGGAAACGCCCTTCCTGTTCCAGGGATTCCGGATCCTGGGGGCGGAGGAACTGGAGGCGCTCCGCGAGTATTGCCGGATCGTCATCATCGATGACGAGCGCTCCGACGAGAAGGCCCTTGCAGCCGTCCGCCGCGAGGTCGTGAAACAGGGCCATGCGCTGGCGGAGGAACAGTCCGGGCCGGCCGAGGCGCAGCCCGCGAAAGCCACGCGACCAACCCCGAAGCGCCCGTCGGAGCGGGCACGCCGCCGCAGTGTGGGTGTCCTGTTCGCCGAGGCCCAGAATCCGGACCGCAAGCGTTTCTCGACCCTTGTGCAGGCCGCCAGCGCGGTCCGCGGGGATGCGCAGGCAGCCGCTAGCGATGCCCTGATCCGTGCACGCGACGGACGCATGGTGGATGTCGCGCGGATCGAGACCACGGTCGACGAGTTGACCGATCTCGTGATCGAGGATCCGACCGCTTCGCTGTGGCTCACCCGGATGCGCGAACGGGACGAGGCGATGGCCGTTCACGCCGTGAACACCACGGTGCTGGCGCTGACCCTGGGCGCCCACCTTGGAATCGAGCGCCGTGGACTGCGCCGGCTTGCGCTCGGCGCGCTCCTGCACGACGTCGGCAAGACGACGTTGCCGCGTGAGCTGCTCGAGAAGCCCGACGCGCTGACTGGACCGGAACTGGCGCGCGCGCGCGAGTATCCGCAGGCCGGTTATGAACTGGTGGCCGAAAGCGGCCAGGTTCACACCGAGTCGCTGGAGGTGATCCGCCTGCACCGCGAACGCTGGGACGGCGGTGGCTACCCGCGGGGTCTGCGCGGCGAAATGATCCCGCGCAAGGCGCTGATCGTCGGCCTCGCCGATGCCTACGACACGATGACCTCCAGGCGGCCGTGGGCGGAGGCCGTGGCGCCCGACAAGGCGCTGCATGAGCTGTACGCCAACGCCGCGCAGGAATTCAGCGTGGATCTGGTGCAGGAGTTTATCCGCTGCATGGGCATATTCCCGGTGGGCAGCGTGGTCGAGCTCGACAACGGCGCGCGCGGGATCGTGGTCGGGGCACGCCCGGGCGGCGGTCTGTGGCCGACCATCCTCATGGTCCGCACGCCGGACGGCGAGCCCTACCGCAAACGCCTGCTGGTCAATCTCGGTGCCGAGGTACGTCGCTCGCGCGAAGACGGCCCCCGCCGCATCGCGCGCTCGATCGACGCGTCCGCCTCGGGGATCGATGTGTCGCGGCTGGTCGCGCGCGAGTTCGGCCTGGCGGCCTGA
- a CDS encoding HD-GYP domain-containing protein, which yields MVDVKHLRGIPVEQLRYGLYVVEPDRPWTEIPLMFQGFEISTDEELEVLRSYCEQVYVDPDRCSADALEALDRPAADQEVGLSTPRPETDTANAFGNERYPDTARFERLLRRAWESRAQTRRFVEAVFQGLDGGDFPDVREGRVAVADLLQTVAGNPGAAVWLSNLDERDAPTSVHSINVCILALTFGAHLGLEREELERIGLGALLHDTGKLFMPPAIRDKTDALTDAEWDIARRHPQDGYDILLEKGEFPSEVLDIVRLHHERLDGSGYPSGRAGVELPLHVRVVALANAYDSLTSERPYRAAMAADKALQQLYNGAGGTFGDRLVQEFIRCVGIYPAGSLVELDNGAAGVVLGSRPDARIQPTVLLVRTPDGEYYRKRVVLNLAAEVGSEGPAPARHIRRALNPSEEDIDVAGIVAIEFGLDAAG from the coding sequence ATGGTCGACGTCAAACATCTTCGCGGCATTCCGGTAGAGCAACTCCGTTACGGCCTCTACGTCGTCGAGCCGGACCGTCCGTGGACCGAAATCCCGCTGATGTTCCAGGGTTTCGAGATATCGACCGATGAGGAACTGGAGGTCCTGCGATCGTATTGCGAGCAGGTCTATGTTGATCCGGATCGCTGCAGCGCGGACGCACTCGAGGCGCTCGACCGTCCAGCCGCGGATCAGGAGGTCGGTCTGTCCACGCCGCGGCCGGAGACGGATACCGCCAATGCCTTCGGTAACGAGCGCTATCCGGATACCGCCCGCTTTGAGCGCCTGCTTCGCCGCGCGTGGGAGAGCCGCGCGCAGACCCGTCGTTTCGTCGAGGCCGTGTTCCAGGGGCTGGATGGTGGCGATTTCCCGGATGTCCGCGAGGGCCGGGTTGCCGTCGCCGATCTGCTGCAGACGGTGGCGGGGAATCCCGGCGCCGCGGTCTGGCTTTCCAACCTCGACGAACGGGATGCGCCCACCTCGGTCCACTCGATCAACGTCTGCATCCTCGCCCTGACGTTCGGTGCCCATCTCGGACTCGAGCGTGAGGAGCTTGAACGCATCGGCCTCGGTGCGCTGCTGCATGATACGGGGAAACTCTTCATGCCGCCCGCGATCCGGGACAAGACCGATGCGCTGACGGATGCGGAGTGGGACATCGCGCGCCGTCACCCGCAGGATGGGTACGATATCCTGCTCGAGAAGGGCGAATTCCCCTCCGAGGTGCTCGATATCGTCCGCCTGCATCATGAGCGTCTGGACGGCAGCGGTTACCCCTCCGGGCGTGCGGGTGTGGAATTGCCGCTGCATGTGCGGGTCGTGGCCCTGGCCAATGCCTATGACTCGCTGACCAGCGAACGCCCCTACCGCGCCGCGATGGCCGCCGACAAGGCGCTGCAGCAGCTCTACAACGGCGCCGGCGGGACCTTTGGCGACCGCCTGGTGCAGGAATTCATCCGCTGTGTCGGCATCTATCCGGCCGGCAGCCTCGTCGAACTCGACAATGGCGCGGCCGGCGTGGTGCTCGGGTCGCGCCCGGACGCCCGCATCCAGCCGACGGTCCTGCTCGTGCGTACGCCGGATGGCGAGTACTACCGCAAGCGGGTGGTCCTGAATCTCGCCGCCGAGGTCGGGAGTGAAGGCCCGGCGCCCGCCCGTCATATCCGGCGGGCGCTCAATCCCTCGGAGGAGGACATCGACGTCGCGGGGATCGTGGCGATCGAGTTCGGCCTCGACGCGGCAGGCTGA
- a CDS encoding helix-turn-helix domain-containing protein, translating into MNRPAARSVDRPERRDVLSKAVVRSAERLGLSGRELAAALGLSPASVSRLMRGDYTLDPKHKSWELATLLVRLVRGLDTITADDEQAARAWFDHYNEHLQAVPREHVASVEGLVDTLAYVDAFRARI; encoded by the coding sequence ATGAATCGCCCGGCTGCCCGTTCCGTTGACCGGCCCGAGCGGCGTGACGTGCTGAGCAAGGCCGTCGTTCGCAGCGCGGAGCGGCTGGGTCTCAGCGGTCGCGAGCTGGCGGCCGCACTCGGCCTCAGCCCGGCCAGCGTGTCGCGGCTGATGCGCGGCGACTACACCCTCGATCCGAAGCACAAGTCCTGGGAACTGGCCACACTGCTGGTCCGCCTCGTCCGGGGTCTGGATACGATCACCGCCGACGATGAGCAGGCCGCCCGCGCCTGGTTCGATCACTACAACGAGCACCTGCAGGCCGTTCCGCGCGAGCATGTCGCGAGCGTGGAGGGGCTGGTGGATACCCTGGCTTATGTGGACGCCTTCCGCGCTCGCATCTGA
- a CDS encoding M16 family metallopeptidase, which produces MHAAIALALMLAPAAALAAPEIEQWTTDNGARVMFVRAPEIPMVDARVTFDAGSARDGDQPGMARLTSNLLMSGTDERDTDAVARALEREGAEVSTGSARDMAWVKLRSLSEAEHLDPVAGLVGELLSRPAFPQDELARLVEQQLTGLREQEQSPGGIADSLFREAIYGDHPYGQDPLGTRESLKAIDRDAVRDFHDRYYVGANANIAIVGDIDRARAKTLARTLVGDLPAGESAPALPPVPELEEDRTIEEPFPSTQAHVKIGRPGVARGYEHWPALYVANHVLGGGGFTSRLYDEVRSKRGLVYGVYSYFSPMQQAGPFRIQLQTRGDQVDEALDVVRDVFNEFHSRGPSADEVEDSILNITGGFPLQVDSNDDITGYLAMMGFYGLPVDYLERFPEQVRDVDADSAHAAFLDALGQRPRVTVIVGGDRARDGGDAGDGAAAQ; this is translated from the coding sequence ATGCACGCTGCCATCGCGCTGGCGCTGATGCTGGCGCCGGCCGCGGCACTGGCGGCGCCGGAGATCGAGCAGTGGACTACTGACAACGGCGCGCGGGTCATGTTCGTGCGCGCGCCGGAGATCCCGATGGTCGATGCCCGCGTCACTTTCGATGCCGGCAGCGCGCGTGACGGTGATCAACCCGGCATGGCCCGCCTGACCAGCAATCTGCTCATGTCCGGAACCGACGAGCGTGATACCGACGCCGTCGCCCGCGCACTGGAGCGCGAAGGCGCCGAGGTCTCGACCGGCTCAGCCCGCGACATGGCCTGGGTCAAGCTGCGCTCGCTCAGTGAGGCGGAGCACCTGGATCCGGTCGCCGGGCTCGTCGGCGAGTTGCTGTCGCGCCCGGCGTTTCCGCAGGACGAACTGGCGCGGCTGGTCGAACAGCAGCTCACCGGCCTGCGCGAACAGGAACAGTCGCCGGGCGGGATCGCCGACAGTCTCTTTCGAGAGGCCATTTACGGGGATCACCCCTATGGCCAGGATCCGCTCGGGACCCGGGAGTCGCTCAAGGCCATCGATCGCGATGCCGTCCGGGACTTCCATGATCGGTACTACGTGGGGGCCAATGCCAATATCGCGATCGTCGGCGATATCGATCGCGCGCGGGCGAAAACGCTCGCGCGTACGCTGGTTGGCGATCTGCCCGCTGGCGAGAGCGCACCGGCCTTGCCGCCGGTGCCGGAGCTCGAGGAAGACCGGACGATCGAGGAGCCATTCCCCTCGACCCAGGCGCACGTGAAGATCGGCCGCCCGGGCGTTGCACGGGGCTATGAGCACTGGCCCGCGCTCTACGTGGCGAACCATGTCCTCGGGGGCGGTGGCTTCACTTCCCGGCTCTACGACGAGGTCCGCTCAAAGCGGGGCCTCGTTTATGGCGTCTACAGCTACTTCAGCCCGATGCAACAGGCTGGCCCGTTCCGGATCCAGCTGCAGACGCGTGGCGATCAGGTCGATGAGGCCCTCGACGTGGTCCGTGACGTCTTCAATGAGTTCCATTCGAGAGGGCCGTCCGCCGACGAGGTCGAGGATTCGATTCTCAATATCACCGGCGGCTTCCCGCTGCAGGTCGACTCGAACGACGATATCACCGGCTATCTGGCGATGATGGGGTTCTACGGCCTGCCGGTCGATTACCTCGAACGTTTCCCCGAACAGGTCCGGGACGTCGATGCGGACAGCGCGCATGCGGCCTTCCTCGACGCGCTCGGGCAGCGCCCCCGCGTAACCGTCATCGTCGGTGGTGACCGCGCGCGCGATGGCGGGGATGCGGGCGATGGCGCGGCAGCGCAGTAA